Part of the Roseobacter litoralis Och 149 genome, GCGTCAGGTATCGTTTTATGTCGGCTTTTTGCAAGCTTTATAAGCATCGGCAAATTCGCCCCATAGAGAATTCGGCGGTTTGCAGGAACACAGGCCTGCAAACTCAGATTTGAGGGGGAGCCGCCATAAAGATCCGTCACGAGCACCACGCCATTCCCTTGATCCACGGAATCGGCTGCCACACAAATTTCACGTTCTTTTTCCGCCCTGTCATGGTCGGCGTCTATGGAAATTGCCTCTATCCCGCTTTGCGCGCCGACAACATGTTCGATCGCCGCCAGATATTCCTTGGCCAGTCCTCCATGTGCGACGATAACAATTCCGATCAAAGCTCAGGTCTCTTCATTTTTCCGCAGGTCCAATTCACGATGTCTAATTGACACCTGCCAGCCTTCTTCTGCAAGGCGCAAAGCATGGAATTGAGCCATCACAACAGAGCGATGTTGACCGCCGGTACACCCAAAGGCGATTGACAGGTATGACTTTCCCTCCTCGCGATAAGCGGGCAGCAGCAAGAGGCTCAGCTCCTCCACTTTCTGCGCAAATTGTTCAAAACGGGGGTCAGCCATCACATGTTTTTCGACCAAAGCATGCGTGCCATTCAAACTGCGTAATTCCGGCACCCAGTACGGATTGGTCAGAAAGCGACAGTCGAGCACCATATCAACGCTGCGCGGCAACCCGCGTTTGTAGGAGAAGGACTGCACAGACACAGTAAGGCGGCGCTTTCCGCCCGGCGCAAACCAGTGTTCCACTTCTGCGCGCAACTGGTGCACATTCAGATCCGTCGTGTCGATCAACACGTCGGCCCGCGCCTTCAGAGGGCCGAGCATCTCAAGTTCGCGCACAATTCCTTCTGATGGACGATCATCAGGCGCAAGAGGGTGCCTGCGCCTTGTTTCTGAGAACCTGCGCAAAAGCACCTCGGTCGAACAATCTAGATACAAAAGCTCCGGCGCCAGACCCGCAATACCCGTCAGCTTACCAAGCGCATCAACAACAACGGTCGTGGAAAAATCCCTGTTGCGCGGGTCAATTCCCAATGCCAGCGGTTTTGCGCTGGCGGGGACATCCAAAAACGCATCAAGCAGGCGCAAGGGAAGATTATCTACCACTTCAAAACCCGCATCCTCAAGCACATTCAACGCGCTTGATCGACCTGCCCCCGAGGGACCGGTGACGAAAACGATGCGCCGTGCGGTGGTTGATGTGTCAGTCATGTGGCTCTCTTCTGCCAGCCTTAAGATATTGCAGAATACCGGCAGGGAAATGGGGGGCGTCAAAATAATATAGACAGGGCAACGTCAGGCCACACACATCAGTACCGTGCAAGTGAGGAAGGCGTTCAGTTTCTAGCTGATCCAAGTCGACAACCAATTCGACCGTGCTGCTTGTGAGCGCCTGTGCGTTCAGCAATCCGATGCCTCTTACTTCAATCATGCCGTGGGTAGGCCGCGGCGCGCGCGCGCACACCTTGCCATCCTTGGCCGAAACCTCAGTCTGATCGTCCGACACAAGCACGGCGCCATATGCCATGAGTTGTAACGCCAGCGCAGATTTTCCCTTGCCGGATCGGCCGGTGATCAAGACCCCTTTGGATTGAAAATCAACACAGGTGGCATGCAGCATTTGCGCAGGCATCTGGATCACCCAGCCCCGTGATCAGATCGGTAATCCGACAACAAATCGCGCCCCCAGTGGTTCAGACGTGATATCCGCTTCGGTCGGGCGGATGTTTTCGGCCCAGATCACACCATCATGCGCCTCCACGATTTGTTTGGAAATGGCGAGCCCCAGACCTGAGTTATTGCCAAAATGCTCATCCGGGCGCTGCGAATAAAACCTTTCGAAAACGCGCAGAAGAGCTTCTTCGGGAATGCCGGGCCCGGTGTCTTCGACAACGATAAGAACCCGTCTGCCCTTTTTGCGTGCCCATATCCGTATCGCGTCGCCATCTTCGCAAAAGGATACAGCATTCGTGATCAGATTGACAAAAACCTGAGCAAGCCGGGCTTCGAGGCCGTGCACCATAATTGGAGAATCCGGGAAATCTGTAATAAAATCAATCCCTCTGGAGTGCGCATCCTCTCCAAGATACTGCCCAAGGTTTGTCAGGGTGACAAGAACATCAAACCGCTCCGCCTCTTCCTTGACCAACTCGCTGTCGAGCCTTGATGCGTCAGAAATATCGCTCACCAGTCGATCAAGACGTCGTACGTCGTGATCAATCACATCAAGGAGTTTGTCGCGTTGATCCTCACGTTTGACCATGCGCAGCGTCCCAACGGCGGATCGCAGGGACGCGAGCGGGTTCTTGATCTCATGCGCCACATCGGCGGCAAACTGTTCGTTACCATCAATACGGTTGTAGAGCGCCGAAATCATACTGCGTAATGCCGCGCTTAACCGCCCGATCTCGTCCGGGCGATCCGAAAGATCGGGGATTCTGATGCGCCCCGGTTTCATCTTGCGGGTATTCCTATCACGACCGATCTCGGCAGCTGCCGCTAAATCCGCCAACGGGTTCGCGATCGTAGAGGCGAGCA contains:
- a CDS encoding PTS sugar transporter subunit IIA, with translation MIGIVIVAHGGLAKEYLAAIEHVVGAQSGIEAISIDADHDRAEKEREICVAADSVDQGNGVVLVTDLYGGSPSNLSLQACVPANRRILYGANLPMLIKLAKSRHKTIPDAVRAALEAGKKYIDSQNISAE
- the rapZ gene encoding RNase adapter RapZ, with protein sequence MTDTSTTARRIVFVTGPSGAGRSSALNVLEDAGFEVVDNLPLRLLDAFLDVPASAKPLALGIDPRNRDFSTTVVVDALGKLTGIAGLAPELLYLDCSTEVLLRRFSETRRRHPLAPDDRPSEGIVRELEMLGPLKARADVLIDTTDLNVHQLRAEVEHWFAPGGKRRLTVSVQSFSYKRGLPRSVDMVLDCRFLTNPYWVPELRSLNGTHALVEKHVMADPRFEQFAQKVEELSLLLLPAYREEGKSYLSIAFGCTGGQHRSVVMAQFHALRLAEEGWQVSIRHRELDLRKNEET
- a CDS encoding HPr kinase/phosphorylase; the protein is MPAQMLHATCVDFQSKGVLITGRSGKGKSALALQLMAYGAVLVSDDQTEVSAKDGKVCARAPRPTHGMIEVRGIGLLNAQALTSSTVELVVDLDQLETERLPHLHGTDVCGLTLPCLYYFDAPHFPAGILQYLKAGRREPHD
- a CDS encoding sensor histidine kinase → MRDMTPPPSQDDASASGDDQTTPEKKAPSEKRMTRRQRGWMSLRSSPLTRKIITWNLIALVFLFSGIVYLSSSRDALTFQRAASLVTEAELIADVIEVQLPTGAPVNFATGDGIDIGLTLENLDLRRGVEVFVYDRSKMLIANTEGRLSVTPDAGEPNRKTYLTDAFRWLWAAIASPIRDLPEADQTALSDKIIPVIDESFRDGTKFRNQSDNSGGTLYTVVTPVLQNGKAIGAVAVVTAAGEIDSLLRGERERVLQMFVIATVVSVGLSLVLASTIANPLADLAAAAEIGRDRNTRKMKPGRIRIPDLSDRPDEIGRLSAALRSMISALYNRIDGNEQFAADVAHEIKNPLASLRSAVGTLRMVKREDQRDKLLDVIDHDVRRLDRLVSDISDASRLDSELVKEEAERFDVLVTLTNLGQYLGEDAHSRGIDFITDFPDSPIMVHGLEARLAQVFVNLITNAVSFCEDGDAIRIWARKKGRRVLIVVEDTGPGIPEEALLRVFERFYSQRPDEHFGNNSGLGLAISKQIVEAHDGVIWAENIRPTEADITSEPLGARFVVGLPI